One window of the Pirellulales bacterium genome contains the following:
- a CDS encoding tetratricopeptide repeat protein — KVLWLYLKLVIWPWPLSIHYALPYLNKLSAAWPWLIATTLLAVATGILLWRRSPVGMIGAWILLILSPTSLVPVITEVAAERRMYLPLAAIITLAVVGGYGLMLRASPAVTTAVLNTQSSVTRQSTSLAVIAGPAILLALVCSMIDVHRVSAYHSAIDLWQNTIISQPNDSVAYYNCGVELASANRLQQAIEYYQQALQINPDYAEAHNNLGVAFVLTNQLSEAIQQFQQALRIKSDDAEAHNNFGNALAQLGQIQEAIEQFRQALQYNAYYADAHNNLGYALTMTGHLQEGLEQFQQAVQLKPKFPEAYYNLGNTLARLGEMQQAIEQYRQAIRLKPDYLEAYANLTNANAQLHRPTQAIEAAQKALELARSTGQSALARKMESWLTNYQATLSNQNQVPNQVNPNHQ, encoded by the coding sequence TACGACATTGTTAGCAGTGGCAACAGGCATTCTATTATGGCGACGAAGCCCCGTGGGAATGATAGGTGCTTGGATCTTGTTGATTCTGTCGCCCACATCACTCGTGCCGGTCATCACGGAGGTGGCGGCCGAACGCCGAATGTATCTTCCGCTGGCAGCAATTATCACGCTGGCCGTTGTTGGCGGCTATGGGCTGATGCTACGAGCTAGCCCTGCAGTTACTACCGCCGTACTTAATACCCAATCAAGTGTAACGCGGCAGTCTACATCATTAGCGGTGATCGCCGGCCCTGCTATCCTGCTGGCATTGGTTTGCAGCATGATCGACGTTCACCGAGTATCCGCTTACCACAGTGCCATTGATCTCTGGCAAAACACAATTATTTCGCAACCAAATGATAGCGTGGCTTACTACAATTGCGGTGTAGAATTAGCTTCTGCAAACCGGCTTCAACAAGCCATCGAGTATTACCAACAGGCTTTGCAAATCAATCCCGATTATGCAGAAGCCCACAACAATCTTGGTGTGGCGTTTGTTCTTACAAACCAACTGTCGGAAGCCATCCAACAGTTTCAACAGGCTTTGCGCATCAAATCAGATGATGCGGAAGCTCACAACAATTTTGGCAATGCATTAGCTCAATTAGGCCAGATTCAGGAAGCGATCGAGCAATTTCGTCAAGCATTACAATACAATGCCTACTATGCCGATGCCCATAACAATTTGGGGTATGCATTAACAATGACAGGCCACTTACAGGAAGGGCTCGAACAATTCCAGCAAGCCGTGCAGTTGAAGCCCAAATTCCCCGAAGCCTACTACAATCTCGGTAACACGCTGGCCAGGTTAGGGGAAATGCAGCAAGCGATTGAGCAGTACCGGCAGGCCATACGTTTGAAGCCCGATTATCTGGAAGCCTACGCCAATCTCACTAATGCCAATGCCCAGCTGCATCGACCCACCCAGGCTATTGAAGCAGCACAAAAAGCTTTAGAGCTAGCGCGCAGCACAGGCCAAAGCGCTTTAGCCCGGAAAATGGAATCCTGGTTGACGAACTATCAGGCCACTCTGTCAAATCAAAATCAGGTGCCCAACCAGGTGAACCCGAACCACCAATAG